The DNA segment gagggggagggggaagagagagggggaagagaggagagagagggggtgggaggggaggaggagagaggagagagggggggaggggaagagaggagagagaaggggtgggagggggaggagagaggagagagaggaggggaagagaggagagaggaggtggagagagggtaagcagagggggaggagagaggagagaggggggagggggaagagaggggagagagagggggggggggtaggaaccaGTGTTGCTAATTACCGTTTAAAAATAAGGAGTCAGGGGAGGGTTGGCAATTCTGAAGAATCTCCTGTGTGTATTTACCATGATTGTTCTTcgggccaagagagagagagagaaaaagtgtttGGAATTAtggttaaaaaaagaaacatgttaTACGTGTGAGAAATTATTTACGAGAGTGTCTTATGTTGATAATTTATCTTGTTATCtggctatgtatatatttatctatttatctttataattatatgtttatctctctctctctctctctctctctctctttctctctctctctctctctctctctctctctctctctctctctctctctccctctctctctctctctctctctctctctctctctctctctctctctctctccctccctccctctctctctctctctctctctctccctctctctctctctctctctctctctctctctctctctctctctctctctctctctctctctctctctctctctccctctccctctccctctctctcttattcacaccTCCTATAAGTCCTACAAATAATCATCATGCTTGGTATTACtcccaatgataattataacaataatgacaacagcaacaacaacaataaaaagaataaattacaaataccacccaccatagcaacaataacaaaccatGTCTAAATCtgtccccatttccctttccagcTCAAGTTCGGCTTCAACGCGTGTATGTACAAGTGTGACTTCCTAGCCATGGGTTGGGCCAGGGTTCTCGTGTTCCTAGCAGAAGGAGTAGGACCTGTTGTGATTCTCCTGGTGGCTTACTGGCTTGTGATCTGCCACGTTCTCCGTCACAACTTCTACGGGTGGGTGTTCTTCTGTGTGTTTTATGTAcgtggtgggatgggagggagtggttttcaagggtgtggatgggtgtgtgtgtgtgtgtgtgtgtgatttaaggtgtgtgtgtttaagtttgtttgtttctgtgtgtgagtgtttaagtttgtatgtatgtgtgggtgtgggtgtgcgtgtgtgtggatgtgtttaagtttgtgtgtgtgtgtttgtgttttacttttttctttctttctttcgtgcttTTTGTATTTGTACACCTACTGTgtcttctttatattcttcttattctttttctgatACTCCTACTAGTATTACTGCTTCTATTTTTCAATTACAAAATATACGGCAATAATAAGaccgtatgagagagagagagagagagagagagagagagagagagagagagagagagagagagagagagagaagagagagagagagagagagagagagagagagagagagagggagggggggagagagagagagagagagagagagagagagagagagatagagagagagagagagagagagagagagagagagagagagagagagaaaagtgtaatTAACACGGTCGTTTCCCCATGTAATCCCATccgtgtatataattatattcagagACAAATGTACGAAGCAATATGGAAGAAGgctgcataaataaatatgtatttttttctttctttcttacgttcttactttcattctttctttctttctttcacttttttcttctttctttctttctttcatttttttctttttctttctttctatctttcttttctttttctttctttttatcttttctttttgttgatgttgcttagATGTTGTATCTATAAATTAAAACTTACCGGGTGAATTGTCATTCAACTTTCCACTTCATCTTAagcctctctttcatctcccattTCATcagttctcctttctccccttctttatccagTCTCCCAGTTACGTGTTCGGTCCAGGAGCAGAGGAAGGTCGCCAAGAGAACGCGGAGGGCCGTGTGCTGTCTCGTCCGGTACATGGGCGTGTACAGCTTAACCATCCTCCCCGTGTGCTTGTACAACGTCCTGGACACACGGGGGATGTACAAGGAACTGGGTATCCTTATCTACTGTCCTTACTGGTCGCTCTTCATCGTCAACACGTGGATTCACTTGGCAGACGATAAGGACTATCGCCTGGCTCTCGTGGAATTGTTGGGGAAGGTGTTCGGCCAGAGgaagtgggtgaggaggaggaggaggaggaggaggaggaggaagcacctGACGAGCACCCAGGTCTCCCCGTCGTGTTTGGTGGCCCACCTTCGGAGTTCGTCCTTGGTGTCTCTCATGCCCTCGGAGGGATACGCGCCGTCTAcctcgtcctcctcgacctcctcctcctcctcttccaactcctcgaccttctctccgtccctccctccctctgttctcccTCGACGCCTCCTgccttccccatcctttccctcctcttctccctcgtcctcctcctcctcctctcccccagcaGTCTTCGCCCCCGAGGCTTCCAAATGCTCCCGGGCCTTCGTCGCTtgctccctccccgccctcgctgCTGGCCTTGTGGGcggcggaggcgaaggaggcgaaggaggcgtgGCAGAGCAAGGGCGCTGTAGGGCGAGGCGACAACAGCTCCTGCAGATCAACGTTGCGAACTTCTTTCCGAAACTCGGTCTTCCTCCTGTGGCTTCGTTTACAAAATCTACGGCAACagtatgagagagaagaagaagaagaggagaaagagggagaagagaaagagagagagaagataagaaagagagagagaagaagaagaggagaaagagagagagaagataagaaagagagagagaagagaaagagagagacacacagaatagagagtgagagcaagagagagagagagaagataaagagagagagtgagagcaagagagaagagagagagagcaagagagaattatgaaagattttgccttttttctttctatcttctttattatctttttacttgCTGCTTAAATGTTGTATCTATAAATCAAAGCTTGTTATTTCTATATACTTATAGCGATGTATTACCAATTAcgtcatgtgtatatacaaaattaAGTAATTATTCCAATATAGATTTGTAAATATATTGCTTCTGAACTATGGTTTTTAGAATATTCCTTTCCCAgatttatgatataaatatatctttattgaAACATACATTTACTTATTTCGATCAATACCATGAGAACCGTCGGAATAGTTATATTAGGAAAACGTAGTAAAGTgtgtcttatatttttcttttatttttttagtaaCAGAATAGTTACAAATAATTTGGATagctttatctctccctctctctctctcacacacacacacacacacacaaatagctctctctctccctctctctctctccttcacacacgcacataaacataaatcgctctctctcattctctctctctctctctcccacacacacaaacacatcgcttcctcttctctctctctctctctctctctctctctctctctctctctctctctctctctctctctctctctctctctctctctctctccacacacacagacacagatcgctctctctctctctctctctctctctctctctctctctctctctctctctctctctctctctctctctatttctctcgctctctctctctctttctatctttatctctctctctctctctctcctcctctctccactctcctctctcctctctccactctctcacacacacacacacacacacacacacacacacacacacacacacacacacacacacacacacacacacacacacacacacacacacacacacacacacacacacacacacacgcatagctctctctcacaaacacaactcgctctttccctctctctcacacacacaaacactcattagTCTGTATCTTTACCTCCataacacaggcacaaacacgcccacacacattgATCCTATTTACCCATACACCCCTCTTCGTCTCCGCCAACCCACTCATGTTATCACCAAGACATTTAATCCCACAGGGGGCTACGTGGACCCTGGATTAGCTTAACAACAAAATCACTTTGATGCAGAAACAAGCTCTTTGGCGAATTAGCTAAGTTAATTGTGTCCCGTGGGAGGctccagggagagaggaggggaggggggaggggggagaaggggaggaggaggaggggaggaaggaggggggaggaggagggggagggtgaaggaggaggaaggggagggaggggagaggatttgATGgggtaaagaggaaaagagaagagggaaggagggaggggggaagagaggagggaagaggaggagggaggagatggaggaagagtaggagggagggaaacgagtagaagaggaggaagaagataggaggaggaggtgtaggaagagtaggagggaggagggaaagaagtagaaagcggaggaagaggaataggagtagaAGCTGTatggagaaacaggagagagagaaagagagatatagagatagatggatgagagtgagagaggtatgGGCTTgacgaggagaggaaaataagaggggaGATGCAAgtagaaaggaaatggagaaagggagagaaagagaattgaagaagggagggagtgagagagagaatgatgagagaattgggtagaatgagaaagggagaaagggagaaagggacaagagagcgaagaggagggagaaaaaaagagaggaatggagaaagagcagaagagaaagaaaaaagaaaaggggaaaaaagattttaaaaaagagaggaggtaggaggaagaaaagtagatagagaagggagtaagaaagggaagaacagatagaagaggggaaaggaagaatgaagtatATTATCGTCCATTAGGGTGATTATAGTTGATGACCTCAACCCTGTGTCATCAATTCATCAATTAAATATCTTTTAAAAGTTGGGAAAAAGTAGAAGAGTGcacaagaaaaaatgagagaaagggaggagcgaaACGAACTGACAagcagacagaaataaagacacgcacaaaaagagagagagagagagaaagagaaagaaaaagagaaagagagagagagagagagaaagagagagagagagagagagagagagagagagagagagagagagagagagagagagaaagagagtgaaagagagagagagaaagagaaagaaaaagagaaagagagagagagagaggggggggggacataaagaaagtgaaggatagagccagagatagagaggatagaaaaacataaatttatagagagatatatagacagagagataataagCAAGTtcagcacacagaaacacatccaATTGCTATTTACTACtacaaaaaaactatataaaacataaataaaataacacgAAGTCGACGCTATGAACCAGAGGTaaattgtacaaaaaaaaaaaaagaaataaaacgtaaTGGCAACGAATTTATTATCTTTTGAAAATCCTTCAATAGGAGTTTGAACCGATCAGCTATATGCGAGAGTAATAACCGACAGATATAATTAAAGATTTATAACCaataaagaaagttttttttcaccattatctgcttctcttattcttgtttttcatttgattcatacttttttattctcctgtttCTTATCccaatttccttcttttatcatttcttttacacTTTACTATGATTCTTCTGTACTTGTAGCAGGgcgaattatcatcattaccataatcattacttaTGCCATTACTTATGTTTTCGTATCATAACAAAGAAATACGAACGTTTTTATGAAATTTCTACCAGAAGTATAATTTACTTAAGGTCCGCAGtcaaacgtaatatatatattagggtAGATTATGAAAGTTATTCATGAAATTAATACTCAAAATTTGGAATTCAAGGTAGTACTATTGGTAAttaaatagatattaataattgataatttataattttagatttagttGTATGTTTCAGGAATTGCTGTTCGTGCCGTGAGACTACGCTCCTAATCGCTTTCTTTGTAAACCAATAGATgcccaatttttctctctctctctctctctctctctctctctctctctctctctctctctctctctctctctctctctctctctctctctctctctctctctctctctctctttctttctctctctctttctccgtgtgatttttattactgatgtgtcatatcaataatgatgatgataatgataatagtaatgaaaacaataaagataatagtaataataatgaaaataataataataatgataatagtgataatggtaaggaaaataatgataataatgataatattcatagtaatgataataataattataatattgatagcaatgataataataattatagtgaaggatgattataataatgataagaatgataataatagtgaaataatgataataactaaaagccAAGGCAAtggagtcactgatgcaataataatattcaaacttgaaaaattacattaaaatcgcatTTTTTGCTTATTAACTATTgccttgttttttcctttctaaagaaaaagaacaaaattcaTGGTGATGGTaaataaattcaaatgataatgattgtaacgataataatgataataataataatggcggtgatgatgataatagtaatgaatgcaataataatgataataattatagtggttatggtaatgaagataatggtaaggataaagatgataatgataacaataaaaatagtgaaataataaaaactagaactcagagagcgcatatctcCACTAAGGGAAAAAGGGTTACTGATGAaattaaaaaatattcacacttgaaaaattacgTTAAAATCGCCTCTCTCTCAAGTACATTGGtgacgtctctctctatctctctctctctatctatctatctatctatctatctatctatctatctatctatctatctatctatctatctatctatctatctatctctctctctctctttctctctctctctctctatctatctatctatctatctatctctctctctctctctctctctctctatctatctatctatctctctcacacatacacacacacacacacactctctctctctctctctctctctctctctctctctctctctctctctctctctctctctctctctctctctcccactctctctttctctctctctgtctctgtctctctctgtctctctctctgtctctgtctctctctctctctctctctctctctctctctctctctctctctatctatctatctatctatctatctctctctgtatatgtacacacacacacacacacacacgcacaaacacaaatcgttctctctctctctctctctctctccctctctctctctctctctctctctctctctctctctctctctctctctctcttacacacacacacacacacacacgtaatgctAATGAATACTTTAAAAACTCATGGATGTGGATCACCACCAGAATTTAAGGGAATCTAAATTGCTCTAAGACACATGACTTAATGACTAATTAAGATTACACAGATTACTCAATGAAgcagagattaaaagaaaaaggagagagaaagagagagagagagagagggagaattttaGGCAATATCTGTTGGCTCAAATCAGAAATTAGGAGAGTAATCTCACCTCACGACGAAGAATAGAATCATGTTCTTAAGTAGTATTCTGAATCCTTCTCTATGATACGAGAAAAAGACACACGAAaattaaagaaagtaaaaaaaagaaaatattaggaATGATTGTTTcttgtcgggaatcgaacccgagatttCCTGATTCAAAGTCaaacgtgataaccactacaccacaagaACTTTATAAATGGAAAAACTAATTCTATCAATACTTcgccttccctttcactctctcctctttctcctttgtttctttgcctttctatttgtctgtttgcctgtctggctctgcaactttcttcttctctctccttttctttctctctctacctacctttttgtctgtcttcttcCCAAAGAAAGAATGACTAATCTGTAGAATAgtaattcaaaaacaaaacatattctGAACTCAGTGTAAACTGCTACACTTCATTATGGGTTTCTGGAAATTCATTATATTGAAATATGCAGTAATTTAAGTCGtagtagattttatatatatagatattttttttttcttcttctttttcatgttttacatACGGCGTTGGGACAAAATATTTTTAGTTTCCATACTATAACCCAGAAATTTGTGATCCAATTGGCTCTCAATACTGGGTTTCCTCGTTTTCCTATAaattctacccattttctgtCATAGTATAAACAGGTAACTATTCTTAGTACATGCGAATATGAATGTCATCGAGATTTAATGAattcatcactcatcctcttaattcTCGAGTTTCTCTTTGTTCTTATCGTTTCCAAAATATATTTGTTCCGCCAGTGAATCTTCAGTGTTGGTTGACACGAAGTCGGtgtcgtagtccggtaaaatcatTTTAATTGCCTCTTCTTTTAGTTTACTCCttttcacatttattttctttttacatttactCCTGTAAATGTCTTCTTTTAGTTTGAAGACATTTACAGGAGTAGTAATTGTTCcgtgctccacctctccttcagagAAGTCATGTGTTGTGTCTAGGTTCGCCTCTCCTGTTGTGATGATTTTGTCTAGAAACAACTCTTATTACGCAACATTCCGTGGTTGCTTCGTGCCTATTTCACCTTTTCCTTAGTAGTTCCAGTATAGATAAtgaaagaatcacacacacacacacacacacacacacacacacacacacacacacacacacacacacacacacacacacacacacacacatacatacaggcacaccaACACCTTATCTTCTTGAAACATTAGTTAGCCACTTCCACAGGTGCCTTTTATCTACGCTTgagaggattatatatatatatatatatatatatatatatatatatatatatatatatatatatatatatatatatatatatatatatatttgtgtacgtttgtgtgtcaCTTTTTAATTCACTCTGGCTGGTACACAGTAACCTGCTGAGATCATCATAGAAAATGGTTAGAAttgaaaggaaaacggggaagtcCTGTATTGAGAACCTTCGATGGTAGTCTTCTGTGTTTTAAGTTCCACTTTATTTCTAGTTTTATCTTCTTATCCTGTAGGcttttgtttcattgttatttctttcatttcatatgCATCATTTTAATCTTGCAGTTCAATATATATTcgaaataataatatgtatgaatatatatataaaaaaacatacgtgtgtgtgtgtaaggcacGTTATCAGTAAATGTTTAAAATATTCTGttagttttttgtatatatacactttttgttTCAATAAGCTGTGCAGTGGCTCCTTCACAATCATTAAATCTCGATGACTTATTCATATTCGCAGGTACTGAGAATAGTTACCTGTTTATACTATGACAGAAAATGGGTAGTTTATAGGAAAACGAGGAAACCCAGTATTGAGAGCCAATGGGATCATAAATTTCTGGGTTATAGTATGGAAACTAAAAATGTTTTGTCTCAACGCCGTATGTGAAAcctgaaatataaaaaagtatatataaaatatataagtgTGAAATTCAATCACACTTGCTGCCATtgtgtagaaaaagagaaaaacagcgtCACTAACAGATAGATCAGGAGAGCATCGATAAAGATATATGGAAATAAACATAAATcaggataacgataaaaatagtattaatagcagtttcaataatgatattaatggcatgGAATCGATTATCCTAATAATGGTACAATaacaaatagtaatagtgataacggtgaacagtaattgataataatcattatgatataataagaatgtaacaataatgctcataataaagatgatgatgaggatgagagtaataataatgatgatactgataaagatacaaatgataatgatagttatgttaTCAAAACTTTTCTAATTGTGATCTTGACAAGAAACGTGTTAATACACATTGATACGAGAAAAAGACATACGAGaattaaagaaagtaaaaaaacttCACACTGCTTcctgtcgggaatcgaacccgagatctcctgattcAAAGTCAagcgtgataaccactacaccacaagaAGTTCATAAATGTGAGGAGAAACtaattctatctattctatctatgcgtgtgtgtgtgtgtgtgtgtgtgtgtgtgtgtgtgtgtgtgtgtgtgtgtgtgtgtgtgtgtgtgtgtgtgtgtgtgtgtgtgtgtgtgtgagtgtgtgtgtgtgtgtgtgtgtgtgtgtcggtttctctctctctctctttctctttttcgctttttctctttctttctctttctctgtctctctgtctctgtctctctctgtctctctctctctctctctctctgtatgtgtgtgtgtgtgtgtctctgccggtctgtctctctctctctctatccatctctttactttctctcactcccttcccattctcatccctctccctccctccctctctccccctccccccttatccctcttcctcccaccctctccccctccccctcccccacaccgaGAAGACGCATCAAAACATGTTTTAAACTTGTTCATAACGTGCGCAACGGGATGTAAAttactcgtttttttcttt comes from the Penaeus vannamei isolate JL-2024 chromosome 8, ASM4276789v1, whole genome shotgun sequence genome and includes:
- the LOC138862279 gene encoding uncharacterized protein gives rise to the protein MPTLQDPSEDHNLTSECQGVPETWALYLGVTFTGTVSVSGAVLNLLALGVFIQQARERPCLRLVDFTSDTILMVNLVLVDLLYCLVAMPSLLATYLLPVEYHDLRRVEEEEEEEAAPPFCEVTGLLRYIMNSAEINTISLISLERCHGILNRSRSHLLSSGQAIGCCVFVWILSTILQLAILPSLKFGFNACMYKCDFLAMGWARVLVFLAEGVGPVVILLVAYWLVICHVLRHNFYGLPVTCSVQEQRKVAKRTRRAVCCLVRYMGVYSLTILPVCLYNVLDTRGMYKELGILIYCPYWSLFIVNTWIHLADDKDYRLALVELLGKVFGQRKWVRRRRRRRRRRKHLTSTQVSPSCLVAHLRSSSLVSLMPSEGYAPSTSSSSTSSSSSSNSSTFSPSLPPSVLPRRLLPSPSFPSSSPSSSSSSSPPAVFAPEASKCSRAFVACSLPALAAGLVGGGGEGGEGGVAEQGRCRARRQQLLQINVANFFPKLGLPPVASFTKSTATV